A stretch of the Aulosira sp. FACHB-615 genome encodes the following:
- the psaK gene encoding photosystem I reaction center subunit PsaK: protein MLTSTLLAAATAPLQWSPAIGLIMIVANIIAIAFGKSSIQYPTSEPALPEAKFFGGFGLPALLATTAFGHILGVGIILGLHYLGRF from the coding sequence GTGCTGACTTCCACTTTACTGGCTGCTGCCACTGCCCCTCTACAATGGAGTCCCGCGATCGGCCTTATCATGATTGTTGCTAACATCATCGCCATCGCCTTTGGCAAATCTAGCATTCAGTATCCTACTTCCGAGCCAGCGTTACCCGAAGCAAAATTCTTTGGTGGTTTTGGTTTACCTGCATTACTAGCCACTACAGCCTTTGGTCACATTTTAGGCGTAGGCATCATCTTAGGATTGCATTATCTGGGTAGATTCTAA